Part of the Desulfolutivibrio sulfoxidireducens genome is shown below.
TTTGACATTTCTTTTTTGATGTATTTCCGGTGCGTTTCCTGAAAAACGGCCCGCACCTGGATGTCGCACCGATGTTTCCGTCTGTCGCAGTCCCTGTTTTCCGGACCGAGGCATGACCGGCGGGCACGCCGTCAGGGCCACAGCGAAGCGGTCCAGGAAGACGCGACCAGGCAAAGACGGGCCACGGACCTTTCACCTCTGGTCGACCGACCCGGGGAGTCAGGCCCCCCCCGCCTTCGGGCCTGGGAGACGACACGGCGTTTTCTCGATGCCTCGGTGTTGAAACCCCTGAAACTTCGCCCAGGGGCTTCAACAACAACGCCCGGGGCATCCGCTCAATCCTCATCGATTCTTGAAAAGCCCTTGCTGGATTTCCACGTTGTTTTCCGCGACGTGGTCAGCGTTTCGCATGGCGCGGGGAATGGATCAGGCGGTTTGTACCGAATCGAAAAAGCCTGAGGAACACATCGTACTTCTCGAGAGGGGGACACCATGGCGACCTTGCCACTCACCTTGACTGACGGCTCGGGCTTTCAATGGGACATCCAACAGAACGGAAGCGTCAATAACGGATCAAACGACGCCTATGACGGAGGCATGGTCCTCAACGGCTTCAGCAGCTTCTCCACGGCCACAACCGAGGATTCCGACCGCGAGGTGGTCATCGGGACCTACACCACCGGGAACATCACCGTCGTGCGCAAGGTCTATATTCCAAGCAGCGGCACCGGGTTCGCCAGATACCTGGAAATCGTCACCAACACCGGATCGACCGCAACGACATTCAATCTCGCGGTCAGCACCAACATGGGCTCCGACTCCGCGACGACGGTGGTCACCACCGAAAGCGGGGACACGACCCTGAACACGGCCGACAGGTATCTGATCACCGACGACACCGACGGTTCCAGCGATCCGACCGTGGCCCACGTGTTCTACGGCGCGGGAGGCACGGCCCCGAGCAGCCTGTCCATCAGCGGCGACACCGTCAGCTTCGGCTACAACCTGTCCCTGGCCGCCGGCGAGACCAAGATCGTCATGCACCTGGCCTCCCAGAACGCCAACCGGGCGACCGCGCAGACCACGGCCCAGTGGCTGGACTCCAACCCTTCGGCCATCTATGCCGGCATGAGCGCCACGGAACGGAGCCAGGTGGTCAATTTCAAGTCCGGTGTGACCAGTTCGGTAACCACCACCCTGGCCTCCGGGCAGACCAATCTGACCCTGACCGGCACGGCCAACATCAACGGCACGGGCAATGCCGCAAACAACACCATCATCGGCAACTCCGGCAAGAACGTCCTGTCCGGCCTGGACGGCAACGACAGCCTGGCCGGCGGCGCTGGCAACGACACCCTGTCCGGAGGAAACGGCAACGACACCCTCGACGGCGGCACGGGCAACGATTCCCTGAACGGCGGCGCGGGCGTGGACACCGTGGCCTATGCCTGGGCCACCGCCGCGGTCAGGGCCAACCTGGGAACGACCACGGCCCAGAACACCGGCGCGGGCGGCACGGACATCCTGGTCGGCATCGAAAACGCCATCGGCGGCAGCGGCCACGATACCCTGACCGGCACCTCCGCCGCCAATGATCTTTCCGGCGGCGCGGGCAACGACACCCTGACCGGCGGCGCGGGCAACGACGTCCTGACCGGCGGCGCGGGCAATGATTACATCAACGGCGGCTCGGGGACCGATGTCGCCCAATTCAGCGGCGCCTCCAGCGCCTACACCTTCTCCGTCCTGGCCAACGGCGCGGTCCAGATCACGGGCACGGACGGCACGGACACCCTGACCGGCGTCGAGCAGGTCCGGTTCGGGTCGAGCGCCGCGGTAGCCCTCACCCCCCTTCTGCCCACCCTGATCTCCCTCGGAGCGACAAGCGCGGACAAGACCGAGGGAAATGCCGGCTCCAAGGCCTTCACCTTCACCGTGACCCGGCAGGGCAACACCACCGGCGCGTCCAGCGTCAACTGGGCCGTGACCGGCAGCGGAACCAACCAGGCCACGGCGGCCGACTTCACCGGCGGGGCCCTGCCCTCGGGGAGCGTGTCCTTTGCCGCCGGCGAAACCCAAAAGACCGTCACCGTCAACGTCGCCGGCGACACCACGCCAGAACTGGCCGAAGGGTTCACCGTCACCCTGTCCGGCGTCTCCGGGGCCACCCTGGGCACCTCCACGGCCTCGGGGGTCATCCGCAACGACGACGCCTTCCAATTGACGGGTGACGACGACATCTGGAACGGGAGCAATACCGAGGGCGACCTCTACGACGGTCTGGCCGGGGACGACGTGATGAACGGCCTGGCCGGAGACGATTCCGTCTACGGAAACCAGGGCGACGACGTCCTCTCCGGAGGAACCGGCAACGACCGGCTCTACGGCGGCATGGGCGACGACACCCTGGTCGGCGGCAGCGGCAACGACTACCTGAACCCCGGCGGCGGCGATTCCGGCGGCACCGACACCTCCTCGGCCACCGCGACCATACCGAGCACCGGGCAGTCCTTAAGCATCAGCCTGACCGCGCCCCAGTCCACCGCGTCCACCACGGCCGCCATCTCGGGCTACGTCAGCCGATCGACCGTGACCTCGAACGAGTTCAACATCGCCTACGTCATCGACGTCTCCGGCAGCATGAGCGGCACATTCCAGGGATCGACCGTTGGCGACCTCAACGGCGACGGCAGCAGCAACACCCTGCTCGACGGGGCCATCGCCTCGTACGAGGCCCTGACCTCCTCCCTGGTCGGGTCCAACCTGGGATCCAGCCGGGTGGCCGTGATCCCCTTCCAGAGTTCGGCCAGCACCACCTACACCGGGACCCTGGCAGCCGACGCCAACTCCAACGGCACCCGGGACGTGCAGGAGGCCCTGCGGGCCCTGGACGACAGCGGCGGCACCAACTACAATTCCGGCCTGGTCCAGGCCATCTCGTTTTTCCAGAATGCCGGCAGCGGCAAGAACATCGTGTTCTTCATCTCTGACGGAGCCCCGGATTCGACAAGCTACTCGGCTTCAGTAGCCACGCTTCTGGACAACAACGGAATCGACGCCACCATCCGGGCCATCGGCCTGGGCACCGGAGCCAGCCTTACCGCCCTGGATCTGGTGGACGACAACACGGCCAACAACTCGGCGGAACGGGTCACGGACCCGGCCGGCCTGACCGCCGGACTGATCGCCTCGCCGGTCACCCAGGCCGAGATCACCCGGGTCGAGATCTACCTCAACGGCAGGCTCTTTACGACGCTGTCGCCCTCGCAACTGACCAGCACCCCCTTCGGGCTCCAGTACAACGTCACCCTCACCGGCCTTCAGGACGAGACGAACATCGTCCAGACCCGGGTCATCGCCAGCGATCCCGACGGCACCGTCGTGAGCACCTCCGAGGACATCATTGTGGGCGGCGGCGGTTACGACTACGTGTACGGCGGTTCCGGCAACGACGCCCTGGTCGGCGACGGCGGCAACGACGTCCTGGACGGCGGGTCGGGAACGGACACGGCCACCTATTCCGCGATGACCAGGAACCTGACCATCGATCTCGGGCTGACCTCCTACCAGAATACCGGCGGGGCTGGCACGGACATGCTGGTCAACATCGAAAACCTCACCGGAGGTTCCGGCAACGACATCCTGAAGGGCGACTCCCTGGCCAACGTCCTGGCCGGCGGCAACGGCAACGACAGGCTTTACGGCCTGGCCGGCAACGACTCGCTCTCGGGCGGCGCGGGCAACGACCTCCTGGACGGCGGCACGGGCAACGACACCCTGGCCGGCGGCACGGGCACGGACACCGCGACCTATTCCTGGGCCACCTCGGCGGTCAGGGTGAACCTCGGCACGACCACGGCCCAGAACACCGGGGCCGGAGGCACGGACACCCTGTCGAGCATCGAAAACGTCACCGGCGGCAGCGGAAGCGACACCCTGACCGGCAGTTCCGGGGCCAACGTGATCGTCGGCGGCGCGGGCCACGACACGATCACCGCCGGCTCCGGAAACGACACCCTGGACGGCGGCACGGGCAACGACGTCATCAACGGCGGATCGGGAGTGGACACCCTGACCTATTCCTGGGTCACCTCGGCGCTCACGGTGAATCTTGGCCTGACCACGGCCCAAAATACCGGGGGCGGGGGCACGGACACCCTGTCGAGCATCGAAAACGTCATCGGCGGCAGCGGAAGCGACACCATAACCGGCAATGCCTCGGCCAACGTCCTGACCGGCGGCAACGGCAACGACAGGCTTTACGGCCTGGCCGGCAACGACTCGCTCTCGGGCGGCGCGGGCAACGACCTCCTGGACGGCGGCACGGGCAACGACACCCTGGCCGGCGGCACGGGCACGGACACCGCGACCTATTCCTGGGCCACAACCGCGGTCAAGGTGAACCTGGGCCTGACCACGGCCCAGAACACCGGGGCCGGGGGCACGGACACCCTGTCGAGCATCGAAAACGTCACCGGCGGCAAGAGCAACGACACCCTGACCGGCAGTACCGGGGCCAACGCCCTGACCGGCGGTTCCGGAAACGACAAGCTCACGGCCGGTGCTGGCAACGACATTCTGACCGGCGGCCTGGGCACGGACACCCTGTCCGGCGGGTCCGGCAACGACGTCTTCGTCTACGCAAGCGTCTCCGAGTCCCCGTCCGGCTCGGCCAGGGACACCATCACGGACTTCGCCAGCGGGGACAAGATCAACCTGTCGGCCATCGACGCCCGAACCAACGTGTCCGGAAACCAGGCCTTCACCTACATCGGATCGTCGGCCTTCACGGGCGTGTCCGGGCAGTTGGCCTACTCCGGCGGGGTCCTGTCCGGCGACGTCAACGGCGACCGGACAGCGGACTTCCAGATCCGCCTGTCGAACACCCCGACCCTGACCGCGTCCTCCTTCGTCTTGTAGCGGTCGGAGTCCCAAAAACGCGGCGGCCTGATCCGGAATCCCACCGGATCAGGCCGATTTTTTTGGAAAACCCGCCAGACGCGCGGGGCATGACGCGAAACCCGGGACCCGTCCTTCCGGACGAGTTGCGAATCCAGACACGCCCTCCCCGCCCCCTGGTCTTTCGACATCAGGGTTCGCGCAGACTTTCATCCAGTCCCCGAATGAGGGGATAGGCCAAAAAGGTGATGACCCGGCGATCCCCCACGACGATCTCGGCCGACAGGGTCATGCCCGGCAAAAACCGCGTGCCCTTGGCGATGTCGTGCAGGGTGGTGTCGATCAGCTCCACCCGGGCCTGATAGGTGGGCACCGCATCGTCTCCGGTGCCCATCGTGTAGGCGTCCTCCGAGACCACGCGCAACCGGCCCTCCATGGTCCCGTGGCGCTGGAAGGGAAAGGCGTCGAGCTTCAGACGCACCGGATCGCCGATGTGCACGTACCCGACATCCTTGGTCTCGATGGACACCTCGGCCTCAAGCGGCACGTTGAGGGGCACCAGGGTCATGATGGGATCCCCCTCCTTGGCCACGGACCCCACGGAAAACCGGCCCATGTCCAGGACCACGGCATCCACCGGACTGGCCAGTTCCGCCAGTTCCCGGTAGCGCGTGGCCTTGGCCCGCTGCTCCACGAGGGTATCGTATTCCTTGCGCGTGGTGGTCAGGGTATTGGCGGTCTCATTGCGCCAGTTGTTGAGGAAGGCGTCGCGTTCGGAAGCGGTCTGGGCCATTTGCTGGGTGCGCACCTTGAGTTCGTTGGAGATGCCCTCGGCCTCGGACTGCACGGAGGAATACTTGCTCTCGGCCTCAAGCACGCTTAAGCGCGAGTCCGCGCCCTCGGAAAAGACCTGCTGGCGCATGGCCAGGACCTCCTCGGCCGTCTTGAGCAGCCGGTGCAGGCTCTCCAGACGTTTCCTGAAGGACTCGGCCTCGTCCTTGGCCTGGGCGAGACGGCTGTCATAGGCCTGCATCCGGGCGCGATATTCGTTTTGCCGGCCGCGATACAGGTTCGACTGCAGGGCGGCCTCGGTCGGCTCCATGTCGGGAGTGACCATGAACGGCGTATCGGACAGTTCGCACTCCAGGCGTTTGAGGATCACCTTGAGGGTCGCCAGACGGACCTCGACCTGGGCCTCGTCGGCCATGGCGAAGGTGGGGTCCAGAGACACCAGGACCTGGCCCTTTTTGACGATCTGCCCGACATCCACGTGAAATTTCTTGATGATGGAGTTGACCAGGGGTTGGACGAGCACCTGCTTGCCGGTGGAGATGAGCCGTCCCCGGGCCGTGACGATCATGTCCATCCTGGCCACGATGGACCAGGTCAGGGCGCACACCACGAGCGCCAGCAGGAGATAGTACGTCGCCCGGATGAAAATCGGCACCGGCTGCTTTTCCAGTTCCACGGAATCGGGCTGGAACTCCAGGGCCTTGTGGTCGAGATCCTTGACGCCGGGCCTGGCCCTCAACCAGGACGAAAAGCGCTTGGCTGGGCGTGTTTTCATGCCGTTTGCCCCTTCGGCGTTGCCGCGAGAACATGGCGGTTCTGCGCCTCCCACAACTCCCGATAGATTTGGCAGGAGGTTACAAGCTCGGCGTGCTTGCCCACAGCCATGATGCGCCCCCTGTCGATGACCACGATGCCGTCGCAGCCGGCGACCATGGACAACCGATGGCTGATGATCAGCATGGTCCGGCCCTTGCCGATGGCCTTCAGATTATTCTGGATGATGGCCTCGCTTTCCGCGTCCAGGGCGGAGGTGGCCTCGTCCAGGATCAATATCCGGGGATTGATCAGCAGGGCCCGGGCGATGGACAGCCGCTGCCGCTGGCCGCCGGAAAGGTTGGACCCGTTTTCGGTGATGGGCGTGTCGTAGCCCTGGGGCATGTTCTGGATGAATTCGTCGGCCCCGGCCAGGCGGGCCGCGCCCACGATCTCCTCGAAACTGGCGCTGGGCCTGGTATAGGAGATATTCTGGCGCACGGTGCCGCGAAAGAGAAAATTCTCCTGCAAAACCACGCCGGTGCTGCGCCGCAGGTGCGGCAGATCGATCTCCCGGATGTCCAGCCCGTCGATTTTGATGTTGCCGCCCTGCACGGGATACAGGCCCTGAACCAGCCTGGCCAGGGTCGATTTTCCCGAACCGCTCCGGCCCACGATGCCCACGGACGCCCCCGGAGGAATGGAGAGGTTGACCTCGTTTAAGGCGAAGGTCGCCCCCTGGCTGTAGCGGAAGGTGACGCGCTCGAATTCGATGCGTCCCTTGATGACCGGGGCCAGGCCGCGCACGGCCAGGGGTCGCTCGGTGGGGCGGTTCATGATGTTGCCCAACATCTGGATGGAAAGCCCCACCTCCTGGTACTGGTGCAAGAGGGAGACGAATCCGACCAGCGGCGAACTGACGCGCTGGGAAAGCATGTTGAAGGCGATAAGCGCTCCCACGGTCATGACGTTGTCGAACACCAGGTTGACCCCGACCCAGAGCAGAACGACCGTCATGAGTTTTTGGATCAAGTCCGTGAGCGTCTGTATGGAGACGGAGAGCTTGCCCACCCGAAACTGCATGGAGATGGTCCTGGCCGACTGGTTGTCCCAGTTCCGGGACTGCAGCGGTTCCAGGGCCAGGGCCTTCACCGTGGGCATGCCGTGGATGGACTCCACCAGGGTGGCCTGCCGTTCGCCGTCGGCCGCGTAGAGGTCGTACAGACGCCTCTTGAAGATGGGGATGGCGAATCCCAGTATGGCGGCAATGAGCAGCGAGGTCACCAGGACGATCACGGACAGGGTGACGCTGTACATGAAGATGATCGGGAACACGACGATGAGGATGCTCAGATCGAGCAGGGTGAAAAGCAGCCGGCCGGTAAGGAAGGATCGTATCTTTTCGGTCTGCTGCATGTGCTTGAGCAACACGCCGGCCGAACTCGATTCAAAAAAATCCGTGGGCAGATACAGGAGGTGATTGAAGGTGCGCCGCGTCAGGCGCATGTCGATCTTGTTCGTGGCGTACAGCAGCATGGTCTGCTTGATGTAATTGAAGGAGGCGTCGAACACGAGAAGCACGATCATGCCGATGGCCAGGGTCTGAAGGGTGGAGAACCCCTTGTGCACCAGCACCTTGTCGATGACCAATTGAAAAAAGATGGGGCTGCCCAGGGCCAGGACGTTGATGATCATGGCCGAGGTGGCCACGTCCCGGAACAATCTCTTTTCCCGGAAGATCTCGGGCAAAAACCAGCGGAGCGAAAAGGGTTGATTCTCGTCCGTCAATTTGTAGTTGCGCTTGATGAGAATCGTTGTCCCGTCCCAGATTTTCTCGAACTCCTCCTGGTCGAGAAACTTGAATCCGGCCTGCATATCCAAGGGATTGAGTATGGCCACCTGGGGCTTTTCCCCGGGACGCACGCCGGAAAGGAGGATACTCGTTCCATCCTTCAATCGTGCGATCGCCGGAAAGGCCTGTCCCATATTGAAGAGCCTTTCCCATCCGAGATGCGCTTCCTTGGCCCGGAAGCCATGCTCCTTGGCGATGCGCAAAAGGAGAGGCAGGGGTGTTTCAGCGTCCTGCAAGGCATATTTATGCAAAATGCCGTCAAGCGTGAAATCGAGATGAAAATGTCGAGCCACCATGATAAAGCAGAGTATCGATGTATGGTTGGCAGCATTGATATGCGACATGAATTCCCTCTAGAGAAGATACCCTGGCAAAAATTCACCAGGCCGATCCATGCGACGAACGGTGTCGACCGACAGGCCACACCCGTTCAGTCCGGTCACGAAGTCATGGGGGACACACGCCAAGGAAGGCGGCGGGCAAATGCCGTGCACCAACGCCCGCCAGGCTGACGCCGCCGCATTCAAAGCCCCGTATCCTCCAACCGCCGCCGGGCCCGCCGCTACCGCCCCCGCTCCAGACTCTGCGCGATCTCCGCGGCGAATACGGTCACCAATCGACTCTGGGCCGCCACCAGGGCGGGGTAGTCCGGGCCGTTCACGGGCTCGCGCAACGCCGTCTGCCGCCACAGGAGCATGCGGCCATCGGCATCGAACACGCCCCATTCGGCCCGAAGCACGGCCTGCTGTCCCAACTCGCCGTCGAAGCGCCGGACCTGGATGGCCACCTGCCGTTCGGGGTGCATCCCGACGGGCCACGGATGGGAGACAAGCGGCCCGGCCCGGAGCATCCCGGACAGATTCTCCATGAGGATGCGCTGGAAATTGTCATGCACCGGTTCGATCCATTGGTCGAACTCGGCCAGATGCATGGAGGTGGTTCCGCCCTGGGTGACGATCTGGGTCCGATCCAGATAGGCCGGCAACTCCACCGGTCCGATTCCCAGGACGGTGCATTCGACGCCGGCCGGACGCGCGACCGCGACGTCCCCGGGATTTTGCTCGCTCCCGGCGGTCGCGGTCAGGGTATAAAACCGCGCGGGCGCGCTCTTGCCGCAGCCGGCACTGGCCAGGGCCAGACACAACACGCCGGCGGCCAGTCCGCCAAGGCGTCGCACTCTCGTTTGCATGTTCTATCTCCTGTTTCCCTTGCCCTGGATAAGCGCCTCGGGATGGCGTTCCAGATAATCGGCCAGAGCCCGCAACGACCTGGCCGCCGCGGATATCTCCCGAAGCGTGCCTTGCAGGTCGGTCACGGTGGGTGAATCCGAGCGGGTGAGCTTCTGGATGGAGCCAAGGGCCACCGAGCCCTCCTTGAGGGTGGCGTCGAGGTTGGCCAGGGTCTTCCCGGCGGCCGTGGACAGCCCGGCCGTGCGCGTATCCAGGCCCTTGGCCAGTTCGGCGTAGCTTTGTATGGCGACCTCCAGATTTGCGGCCAGGGGATCGATTTTTTCCCGAATGTCACGCAAAAGGTCGGTTCCCTCGACCAGGGTGGTGTCCAGTTTGGCCGGCAGGGCCTGGATCTGCGGGGAATTGATCAGCCTGTCGATACCCTCCACGGCGGTGGTCAGGCGGTCGACCAGGGTTTCCAGGGGAAGTCTGGTCAGGGTCTGGGTCAATTTCTCGAAGGTCGAGGGCACGGTGGGAATCTCCGGCAGAGGGCTATCGCCCACCAGCCGGGCCTGGGTGTCGGGCATGATGTCCAAGGCCACGGCCAGTTGTCCGGTGACGAAACTCTGGGTCACGAGCTGGGCGCGAAGTCCCCGATCAATAAGGTTTCCCAAAAACGACTCCGGAGTCTCCCGTCTGGCCTGGAGCAAGGATTCCTCTTTTTGCGTCTTCCTGTCCACCGTCACCCGGACCTTGCCGCTCTCGATCTCCACCACCACGGGAATATAGAAATGCAGGCTCTCGGTATTGGCGTCGATGCTGATGTCCGTGACCGTGCCGATGGGTACGCCGCGAAAAAGGACCGGAGCACCCAACTGCAACCCGCTTACCGAGTTCTCGAAAAACATGATGAACGCGTATTTCGTGGTGAAAAACATGCCCGAGCCGAAGACGATGACCGCGCCCACGCCAAGGGCCACGGCCCCCAGGACAAAGGCCCCGATCATGCTTTTTTTCGTTTTCGTGGCCACGTCAGTGCTCCCCGTTCGTTATGCCGCCCGCCCTACTTGGCGCCCCTGGTCAGGAAATGCCGCAGATTGGCGTCGGTGGTGTTGCGCAAAAGCTCCTTGGGATCCCCCTGCGCGGTCATGGTCCGGGTCTCCACGTCGAGGAACACGGAATTGTTGCCGATGGCGAAGATGCTCGGCAACTCGTGGGTGACCATGACCACGGTGGCCCGCAGGCTGTCGCGCAATTCAAGGATCAACTCGTCGAGCAGATGCGCGCTGACCGGATCGAGTCCGGCCGAGGGCTCGTCGAAAAATAGGATATCCGGGTCCAGGGCCATGGCCCGGGCCAGTCCGGCCCGCTTGATCATGCCGCCGCTGATCTCCGAGGGATAGAAGTCCTCGAAGCCGGCAAGCCCCACCAGGGCCAGCTTCAGCGACGCCAACTCCCGAATCTCCCTTTCCGGCAGACTGGTATACTGCTGCAGGGGCAGGGAGATGTTCTCGGCCAGGGTCATGGAGCTGAAAAGCGCCCCGCGCTGGTAGAGGATGCCGGTCTTGCGCAGGATGGCGTCACGCTTGGCCTCGTCGGACTCCCACAGGCTTCCCTCCCGGTAGAACACCTGCCCCCGGGCAGGCTCCTTCAGCCCCACCAGGACCCGCAACAGCGTGCTTTTGCCGCATCCGCTGCCACCCATGACGATGAAGATGTCGCCCTTGTTGATGGTGAAATTGAGGTTCCGCATGATGACGAAATCGCCATAGGCCATATCCAGGTCTTTTACGGTGATACGCGGGGCGGCGGTGTCCATGATGGTCGATCCGGTCTCCGGCATGGGTGGCGCCTCAGATGCCCAGGATGTTGCAGACCACGGTGATCAGGGCCGTGGCGATGATGATGGCCAGGATGCTGGTGACCACCGCCGAGGTGGCGGCCTGGCCCACGGCCAGGGCGCTCCGGCCGCAGCGCATGCCCCGGTAGCACCCGGCCAGGGCCACCAGGACCCCGAAAACCGTGCTGTGCACCAGCCCGATCCAGAAATTGGCCAGGGGGACGGATTGCCACGTATTGGTGAAATACTGGATCGGGTTTATGCCCAGCATGAACGAGCCGACGATGAACCCGCCGAGGATGCCCATCAGGTCGGCATAGATGCACAACAGGGGCATCATGAGCGTCAGGGCGATCAGTCGCGGCAAAACCAGGAATTCGGAGGGCGAAAACCCGAAGGTGCGCAGGGCGTCGATCTCCTCGTTGACCTGCATGGTGCCGAGCTCGGCGGCATAGGCCGCGCCGGTACGCCCGGCCATGATGATGCCGGTCATGATCGCGCCCATGACCCGGACCATGGCGATACCCACGATGGTGGAGACGTAGATCTGGGCTCCGAACTGCTGCAACTGGATGGCCCCCACGAAGGCCAGGATGAGCCCGACCAGCAGGCTTATAAGCGATACGATGGGCAGGGCGTCCATTCCGGCCTGCTTGATCAGCGCGACCAACTGGGATCTCTGGAACACGGCCCGCCCCCGGAAAAGGCTGGCGCAGGCCAGGGCCACGTCTCCCAAAAATTCCAGCAGGTTGGATACCGCCTGC
Proteins encoded:
- a CDS encoding ABC transporter ATP-binding protein — translated: MPETGSTIMDTAAPRITVKDLDMAYGDFVIMRNLNFTINKGDIFIVMGGSGCGKSTLLRVLVGLKEPARGQVFYREGSLWESDEAKRDAILRKTGILYQRGALFSSMTLAENISLPLQQYTSLPEREIRELASLKLALVGLAGFEDFYPSEISGGMIKRAGLARAMALDPDILFFDEPSAGLDPVSAHLLDELILELRDSLRATVVMVTHELPSIFAIGNNSVFLDVETRTMTAQGDPKELLRNTTDANLRHFLTRGAK
- a CDS encoding MlaD family protein; the protein is MATKTKKSMIGAFVLGAVALGVGAVIVFGSGMFFTTKYAFIMFFENSVSGLQLGAPVLFRGVPIGTVTDISIDANTESLHFYIPVVVEIESGKVRVTVDRKTQKEESLLQARRETPESFLGNLIDRGLRAQLVTQSFVTGQLAVALDIMPDTQARLVGDSPLPEIPTVPSTFEKLTQTLTRLPLETLVDRLTTAVEGIDRLINSPQIQALPAKLDTTLVEGTDLLRDIREKIDPLAANLEVAIQSYAELAKGLDTRTAGLSTAAGKTLANLDATLKEGSVALGSIQKLTRSDSPTVTDLQGTLREISAAARSLRALADYLERHPEALIQGKGNRR
- a CDS encoding peptidase domain-containing ABC transporter, which codes for MSHINAANHTSILCFIMVARHFHLDFTLDGILHKYALQDAETPLPLLLRIAKEHGFRAKEAHLGWERLFNMGQAFPAIARLKDGTSILLSGVRPGEKPQVAILNPLDMQAGFKFLDQEEFEKIWDGTTILIKRNYKLTDENQPFSLRWFLPEIFREKRLFRDVATSAMIINVLALGSPIFFQLVIDKVLVHKGFSTLQTLAIGMIVLLVFDASFNYIKQTMLLYATNKIDMRLTRRTFNHLLYLPTDFFESSSAGVLLKHMQQTEKIRSFLTGRLLFTLLDLSILIVVFPIIFMYSVTLSVIVLVTSLLIAAILGFAIPIFKRRLYDLYAADGERQATLVESIHGMPTVKALALEPLQSRNWDNQSARTISMQFRVGKLSVSIQTLTDLIQKLMTVVLLWVGVNLVFDNVMTVGALIAFNMLSQRVSSPLVGFVSLLHQYQEVGLSIQMLGNIMNRPTERPLAVRGLAPVIKGRIEFERVTFRYSQGATFALNEVNLSIPPGASVGIVGRSGSGKSTLARLVQGLYPVQGGNIKIDGLDIREIDLPHLRRSTGVVLQENFLFRGTVRQNISYTRPSASFEEIVGAARLAGADEFIQNMPQGYDTPITENGSNLSGGQRQRLSIARALLINPRILILDEATSALDAESEAIIQNNLKAIGKGRTMLIISHRLSMVAGCDGIVVIDRGRIMAVGKHAELVTSCQIYRELWEAQNRHVLAATPKGQTA
- a CDS encoding PqiC family protein; the protein is MQTRVRRLGGLAAGVLCLALASAGCGKSAPARFYTLTATAGSEQNPGDVAVARPAGVECTVLGIGPVELPAYLDRTQIVTQGGTTSMHLAEFDQWIEPVHDNFQRILMENLSGMLRAGPLVSHPWPVGMHPERQVAIQVRRFDGELGQQAVLRAEWGVFDADGRMLLWRQTALREPVNGPDYPALVAAQSRLVTVFAAEIAQSLERGR
- a CDS encoding HlyD family type I secretion periplasmic adaptor subunit → MKTRPAKRFSSWLRARPGVKDLDHKALEFQPDSVELEKQPVPIFIRATYYLLLALVVCALTWSIVARMDMIVTARGRLISTGKQVLVQPLVNSIIKKFHVDVGQIVKKGQVLVSLDPTFAMADEAQVEVRLATLKVILKRLECELSDTPFMVTPDMEPTEAALQSNLYRGRQNEYRARMQAYDSRLAQAKDEAESFRKRLESLHRLLKTAEEVLAMRQQVFSEGADSRLSVLEAESKYSSVQSEAEGISNELKVRTQQMAQTASERDAFLNNWRNETANTLTTTRKEYDTLVEQRAKATRYRELAELASPVDAVVLDMGRFSVGSVAKEGDPIMTLVPLNVPLEAEVSIETKDVGYVHIGDPVRLKLDAFPFQRHGTMEGRLRVVSEDAYTMGTGDDAVPTYQARVELIDTTLHDIAKGTRFLPGMTLSAEIVVGDRRVITFLAYPLIRGLDESLREP
- a CDS encoding beta strand repeat-containing protein — translated: MATLPLTLTDGSGFQWDIQQNGSVNNGSNDAYDGGMVLNGFSSFSTATTEDSDREVVIGTYTTGNITVVRKVYIPSSGTGFARYLEIVTNTGSTATTFNLAVSTNMGSDSATTVVTTESGDTTLNTADRYLITDDTDGSSDPTVAHVFYGAGGTAPSSLSISGDTVSFGYNLSLAAGETKIVMHLASQNANRATAQTTAQWLDSNPSAIYAGMSATERSQVVNFKSGVTSSVTTTLASGQTNLTLTGTANINGTGNAANNTIIGNSGKNVLSGLDGNDSLAGGAGNDTLSGGNGNDTLDGGTGNDSLNGGAGVDTVAYAWATAAVRANLGTTTAQNTGAGGTDILVGIENAIGGSGHDTLTGTSAANDLSGGAGNDTLTGGAGNDVLTGGAGNDYINGGSGTDVAQFSGASSAYTFSVLANGAVQITGTDGTDTLTGVEQVRFGSSAAVALTPLLPTLISLGATSADKTEGNAGSKAFTFTVTRQGNTTGASSVNWAVTGSGTNQATAADFTGGALPSGSVSFAAGETQKTVTVNVAGDTTPELAEGFTVTLSGVSGATLGTSTASGVIRNDDAFQLTGDDDIWNGSNTEGDLYDGLAGDDVMNGLAGDDSVYGNQGDDVLSGGTGNDRLYGGMGDDTLVGGSGNDYLNPGGGDSGGTDTSSATATIPSTGQSLSISLTAPQSTASTTAAISGYVSRSTVTSNEFNIAYVIDVSGSMSGTFQGSTVGDLNGDGSSNTLLDGAIASYEALTSSLVGSNLGSSRVAVIPFQSSASTTYTGTLAADANSNGTRDVQEALRALDDSGGTNYNSGLVQAISFFQNAGSGKNIVFFISDGAPDSTSYSASVATLLDNNGIDATIRAIGLGTGASLTALDLVDDNTANNSAERVTDPAGLTAGLIASPVTQAEITRVEIYLNGRLFTTLSPSQLTSTPFGLQYNVTLTGLQDETNIVQTRVIASDPDGTVVSTSEDIIVGGGGYDYVYGGSGNDALVGDGGNDVLDGGSGTDTATYSAMTRNLTIDLGLTSYQNTGGAGTDMLVNIENLTGGSGNDILKGDSLANVLAGGNGNDRLYGLAGNDSLSGGAGNDLLDGGTGNDTLAGGTGTDTATYSWATSAVRVNLGTTTAQNTGAGGTDTLSSIENVTGGSGSDTLTGSSGANVIVGGAGHDTITAGSGNDTLDGGTGNDVINGGSGVDTLTYSWVTSALTVNLGLTTAQNTGGGGTDTLSSIENVIGGSGSDTITGNASANVLTGGNGNDRLYGLAGNDSLSGGAGNDLLDGGTGNDTLAGGTGTDTATYSWATTAVKVNLGLTTAQNTGAGGTDTLSSIENVTGGKSNDTLTGSTGANALTGGSGNDKLTAGAGNDILTGGLGTDTLSGGSGNDVFVYASVSESPSGSARDTITDFASGDKINLSAIDARTNVSGNQAFTYIGSSAFTGVSGQLAYSGGVLSGDVNGDRTADFQIRLSNTPTLTASSFVL